A section of the Corynebacterium auris genome encodes:
- a CDS encoding MBL fold metallo-hydrolase: protein MRLTILGCSGSLGAPGNPGSSYLITSPERPAAPGILMDFGPGALAALQPVFDPANAHVIFSHLHADHCSDIPSLLVWRRFHPTAPSPRRHIMAGPSYAPLHFGRMGADGPDDVDDISDTFDFRPWQPWVPQEIEGVTVTPIPVLHPAAESHGLRVACNDTGRVLAFTGDSGMTPSLLDVARGADLFLCEAAWGPSSEGKAPGMHLSGEEAGRIAREAGVATLVLVHIQPWTDPEETRAAACREFDGEVIVGRPGAVFDL from the coding sequence ATGAGGTTGACCATTCTCGGGTGCTCCGGGAGCCTGGGCGCGCCGGGCAATCCCGGGTCTTCCTACCTGATTACGTCCCCTGAGCGCCCCGCCGCGCCGGGCATCCTGATGGACTTCGGGCCCGGCGCCCTCGCGGCTCTGCAGCCCGTGTTCGACCCGGCGAACGCGCACGTGATCTTCTCCCACCTGCACGCCGACCACTGCTCCGACATCCCTTCTTTGCTGGTGTGGCGCCGTTTCCACCCGACGGCGCCCTCGCCGAGGCGCCACATCATGGCCGGGCCCTCCTACGCGCCGCTGCACTTCGGGCGCATGGGCGCCGACGGCCCCGACGACGTCGACGACATCTCCGATACTTTCGACTTCCGCCCCTGGCAGCCGTGGGTTCCGCAGGAGATCGAGGGGGTCACGGTCACACCCATTCCGGTCCTGCACCCCGCCGCCGAATCCCACGGCCTGCGCGTCGCGTGCAATGACACGGGCCGGGTGCTCGCTTTCACGGGGGACTCGGGCATGACGCCATCGCTTCTCGACGTCGCCCGCGGCGCCGATCTTTTCCTCTGCGAGGCGGCCTGGGGGCCGAGCTCGGAGGGCAAGGCCCCCGGGATGCACCTGTCGGGCGAGGAGGCGGGGCGGATCGCCCGCGAGGCCGGGGTGGCCACGCTCGTGCTTGTCCACATCCAGCCGTGGACCGACCCGGAGGAAACGCGTGCCGCGGCGTGCCGGGAGTTTGACGGCGAAGTCATCGTCGGCCGGCCCGGGGCAGTGTTCGACCTGTAA
- the murI gene encoding glutamate racemase, with product MCTPRSASPAADTQPAAGDPRPIGLFDSGVGGLTVARAVMDQLSEESIIYIGDTANGPYGPQPIAEVRRHATRIADDLVERGCKMLVIACNTASAAFLHDARERYSIPVVEVIKPAVRRAIASTRNKRVGVIGTVGTITSGAYQDLFNLAPGVEVTAAACPAFVEFVERGVTSGRQILGVAQGYLEPLQAAGVDTLVLGCTHYPLLSGVVQLAIGDHVTLVSSAEETAKDVLRVLTERDMLAPAGATPTRVFESTGDPELFNALAARFLGPQVTAVGSAAAG from the coding sequence GTGTGTACTCCGCGTTCTGCTTCACCGGCCGCCGATACCCAGCCCGCCGCGGGGGATCCCCGCCCGATCGGGCTGTTTGACTCGGGGGTGGGCGGCCTGACGGTTGCCCGGGCGGTGATGGACCAGCTCAGCGAGGAATCCATCATCTACATCGGCGACACCGCCAACGGCCCCTACGGCCCGCAGCCCATCGCCGAGGTGCGCCGCCACGCGACGCGCATTGCCGACGACCTCGTCGAGCGCGGCTGCAAGATGCTCGTCATCGCCTGCAACACCGCCTCGGCGGCCTTCTTGCACGACGCGCGCGAGCGCTACAGCATCCCCGTCGTCGAGGTGATCAAACCGGCGGTGCGCCGCGCGATCGCCTCCACCCGCAACAAGCGTGTCGGCGTGATCGGCACCGTCGGCACGATTACCTCGGGCGCCTACCAGGACCTGTTCAACCTGGCGCCGGGTGTCGAGGTCACCGCGGCCGCCTGCCCCGCGTTCGTCGAGTTCGTGGAGCGCGGCGTGACCTCAGGGCGCCAGATCCTCGGGGTGGCGCAGGGCTACCTCGAGCCGCTGCAGGCCGCGGGGGTGGACACCCTGGTGCTGGGCTGCACCCACTACCCGCTGCTCTCGGGCGTGGTACAGCTGGCCATCGGCGACCACGTCACGCTCGTGTCCTCGGCGGAGGAGACCGCGAAGGACGTGCTGCGCGTGCTCACGGAAAGGGACATGCTCGCCCCCGCCGGCGCCACGCCGACGCGCGTGTTCGAATCCACCGGGGACCCGGAACTGTTCAACGCCCTGGCCGCGCGTTTCCTCGGGCCACAGGTGACGGCGGTGGGCAGCGCCGCCGCGGGCTGA
- a CDS encoding rhomboid family intramembrane serine protease, producing the protein MQPLSSGQVKKTRAEKRGTGLRYAVGYLVVIWAVFLINFVFFGGLLNAFGIHPLDITGLPGILFAPLLHADLSHIVSNSVPGAIFCFLIGYSGSKVFWEVTAFAWIIAGVGTWLFGGVGTNHIGASSLVYGWLTYLIIRGIFNRSLAQILLGVILGFFYSGLIWGVLPINPGVSWQGHLFGAIGGLIAGMTITSDDPPELVARRQRRQLERRGR; encoded by the coding sequence CTGCAGCCCCTGTCCTCCGGTCAGGTGAAAAAGACGCGCGCGGAAAAACGCGGGACGGGCCTGCGCTACGCGGTGGGATACCTCGTGGTCATCTGGGCGGTCTTCCTGATCAACTTCGTGTTTTTCGGCGGCCTCCTCAACGCCTTCGGCATCCACCCGCTCGACATCACGGGGCTGCCCGGCATCCTCTTCGCCCCGCTGCTGCACGCGGATCTCAGCCACATCGTGTCCAACAGCGTGCCCGGGGCGATCTTCTGCTTCCTCATCGGCTACTCGGGGTCGAAGGTGTTCTGGGAGGTCACGGCGTTCGCCTGGATCATCGCGGGCGTGGGCACGTGGCTGTTCGGCGGGGTGGGCACTAACCACATCGGCGCCTCCAGCCTCGTCTACGGCTGGCTGACGTACCTGATTATCCGCGGCATCTTCAACCGCTCGCTGGCGCAGATCCTGCTCGGCGTGATCCTGGGCTTCTTCTACTCCGGCCTCATCTGGGGCGTCTTGCCCATCAACCCCGGGGTGAGCTGGCAGGGCCACCTCTTCGGTGCCATCGGCGGGCTAATCGCGGGCATGACGATTACCTCCGACGACCCGCCCGAGCTGGTCGCCCGCCGGCAAAGACGCCAGCTGGAACGGCGCGGGCGCTAG
- a CDS encoding P1 family peptidase, whose protein sequence is MTVSSGLTRVPGVLLGHASMGDTGVSAVVARETAGMLAAVDVRGGGPGTRETDLLAPHNTVQRVHAIILAGGSAFGLAAADGAMSELERRGRGFPVFGENAPGPRVPIVPAAVIFDLVVGSPGHRPTAADGAAAVAAAFAGQNAEQEPASGSVGAGCGATAGVLRGGFGQAARDVCGHVVAAGVVANPVGSVVDPETGLLYGDGARPAVNLAEFARLDYPKPQLNTTIGVVATDAPLPLAQLQRLAMAGHDGIARAVRPAHLPLDGDTLFAVSTAGEVGAGVGVEKLAALSAAAAEAVEAAIVDAVVSARPGYGVPTWSELTH, encoded by the coding sequence ATGACGGTAAGCAGCGGCCTGACACGCGTACCGGGGGTCCTCCTCGGGCACGCGAGCATGGGGGACACCGGAGTGAGCGCCGTCGTCGCGCGCGAAACGGCGGGCATGCTCGCCGCCGTCGACGTGCGCGGCGGCGGCCCCGGAACCAGGGAAACGGACCTCCTCGCTCCCCACAACACCGTCCAGCGCGTTCACGCGATCATCCTCGCCGGGGGATCGGCCTTCGGCCTGGCGGCGGCGGACGGCGCGATGAGCGAGCTCGAGCGCCGCGGCAGGGGATTTCCGGTGTTCGGGGAGAACGCGCCCGGCCCACGAGTGCCGATCGTCCCGGCGGCGGTCATCTTCGACCTCGTCGTCGGCTCCCCCGGGCACCGCCCCACGGCTGCCGACGGGGCGGCGGCGGTCGCGGCGGCCTTTGCGGGACAGAACGCCGAACAGGAGCCCGCCTCCGGGAGCGTGGGCGCCGGCTGCGGCGCGACCGCGGGGGTGCTGCGCGGCGGCTTCGGGCAGGCGGCGCGCGACGTGTGCGGCCACGTCGTCGCGGCGGGGGTCGTGGCGAACCCGGTCGGCAGCGTCGTCGACCCCGAAACGGGCCTGCTCTACGGCGACGGCGCGCGCCCGGCCGTCAACCTCGCGGAGTTCGCCCGCCTGGACTACCCAAAGCCGCAGCTCAACACCACGATCGGGGTCGTCGCCACCGACGCCCCGCTGCCGCTGGCGCAGCTGCAGCGGCTGGCCATGGCGGGCCACGACGGAATCGCGCGCGCCGTGCGCCCGGCGCACCTGCCCCTGGACGGGGACACGCTGTTCGCCGTCTCGACGGCGGGTGAGGTGGGCGCTGGGGTGGGCGTCGAGAAGCTAGCTGCACTGAGCGCGGCGGCGGCTGAGGCCGTGGAGGCGGCGATCGTCGATGCCGTCGTGAGCGCGCGGCCCGGCTACGGGGTCCCGACATGGAGTGAGCTAACCCACTAA
- a CDS encoding DUF2017 domain-containing protein, with protein sequence MQPWRRKKGLMRSSVKFSTRFDPLEREVIGNLTATVSEALISRAQSAPKDELAEMIGLAAGHSEAPEDPKLRRLLPDFQREGDEEFDGDAGLLRSLHENDIIRTKLMNLQVVNQALGPTGGVDVTIEEDEAHKFLAAVNDMRLYISEDDRPGEAAEQDRERLLEWLAFCQESLLEAMMG encoded by the coding sequence ATGCAACCGTGGCGCCGCAAGAAGGGCCTGATGCGCTCGAGCGTGAAGTTTTCCACCCGGTTTGACCCGCTCGAGCGCGAAGTCATCGGGAACCTCACCGCCACCGTGTCCGAGGCGTTGATCTCCCGCGCCCAGTCGGCGCCGAAGGACGAGCTCGCCGAGATGATCGGCCTGGCGGCGGGCCACTCCGAAGCCCCCGAGGACCCGAAGCTGCGCCGCCTGCTGCCCGACTTCCAGCGCGAGGGCGACGAGGAGTTCGACGGCGACGCAGGCCTTCTGCGCAGCCTGCACGAAAACGACATCATCAGGACGAAGCTGATGAACCTGCAGGTGGTCAACCAGGCGCTCGGCCCCACCGGCGGCGTCGACGTCACCATCGAGGAAGACGAGGCGCACAAGTTCCTCGCCGCCGTCAACGACATGCGCCTGTACATCTCCGAAGACGACCGCCCCGGCGAGGCGGCCGAGCAGGACCGCGAACGGCTGCTCGAGTGGCTCGCCTTCTGCCAGGAGTCCCTCCTGGAAGCGATGATGGGGTAG
- the clpS gene encoding ATP-dependent Clp protease adapter ClpS, whose product MGSPTATPDLDEQIEVDVAVSENLPWMCIVWDDPVNLMSYVTYVFQTVLGYDRKRANELMMQVHTEGKAVVSSGEKDKVEGDVKKLHTAGLWATMQQAG is encoded by the coding sequence ATGGGCTCCCCGACGGCGACACCCGACCTGGACGAGCAGATCGAGGTGGACGTCGCCGTCTCCGAGAACTTGCCGTGGATGTGCATCGTGTGGGACGACCCGGTCAACCTGATGAGCTACGTCACCTACGTCTTCCAGACAGTGCTGGGCTACGACCGCAAGCGCGCCAACGAGCTGATGATGCAGGTGCACACCGAGGGCAAGGCCGTCGTCTCCTCGGGTGAGAAGGACAAGGTCGAAGGTGACGTGAAGAAGCTGCACACCGCCGGGCTGTGGGCCACCATGCAGCAGGCCGGTTAA
- a CDS encoding nicotinate phosphoribosyltransferase, producing the protein MTNPTPQSRASTAFLTDMYELTMLDAALQDGTAERQCSFEVFSRKLAGERRYGVVAGTARILDALSRFRFTKEQLEAADFLSDAAKDYLCNYSFSGHIDGYREGELYFPNSPIMTVRGTFAECVILETIILSILNSDSAVATAASRMVTAADGRPIMEMGSRRTNEAAAVSAARAAYIAGFDTTSNMEAATRYGIPPSGTAAHAWMLLHVDDEGTPDERAAFRAQVASLGPGTTLLVDTFDITKGVENALAAAGTELGAVRIDSGDLGIVSRRVRSQLDEAGAYNTKIIVSSDLDEFAIAGLRGDPVDGFGVGTSVVTGSGSPTAGMVYKLVEVEGHPVAKRSSGKVTYGGTKSALRAYRGSGVAVTELVCPFDTQITARPGLEYRRMDIPLVRDGRVVDGLGGLDDARAHLAEARTTLPWEGLALSRDEPAIPTRFVGFPEPAE; encoded by the coding sequence ATGACAAATCCCACGCCCCAGTCCCGCGCCTCGACGGCTTTTCTTACCGATATGTACGAGCTGACCATGCTCGACGCCGCACTCCAGGACGGAACCGCCGAGCGCCAGTGCTCCTTCGAAGTCTTCTCCCGCAAGCTCGCCGGCGAGCGGCGCTACGGGGTCGTCGCCGGCACCGCGCGCATCCTCGACGCGCTGTCGCGGTTCCGCTTTACCAAAGAGCAGCTCGAGGCGGCCGATTTCCTGTCCGACGCGGCCAAGGATTACCTGTGCAACTACTCCTTTTCCGGCCATATTGACGGCTACCGCGAGGGCGAGCTCTATTTCCCCAACTCCCCCATCATGACGGTGCGCGGCACCTTCGCGGAATGCGTCATCCTAGAGACGATCATCCTGTCGATCCTCAACTCCGACTCGGCCGTGGCCACCGCCGCCTCGCGCATGGTCACCGCCGCCGACGGGCGCCCGATTATGGAGATGGGCTCGCGCCGCACCAACGAGGCCGCTGCGGTATCCGCGGCCCGCGCCGCCTACATCGCCGGCTTTGACACCACCTCCAACATGGAGGCGGCGACTCGCTACGGCATTCCGCCCTCGGGCACGGCGGCCCACGCCTGGATGCTGCTGCACGTCGACGACGAAGGCACGCCGGACGAGAGGGCCGCGTTCCGCGCCCAGGTCGCATCCCTGGGCCCGGGCACGACGCTTCTGGTGGACACCTTCGACATCACCAAGGGCGTCGAAAACGCCCTCGCGGCGGCGGGCACCGAGCTCGGCGCCGTGCGCATTGACTCGGGCGACCTCGGCATCGTCTCCCGGCGGGTGCGCAGCCAGCTCGACGAGGCCGGCGCCTACAACACCAAGATCATCGTCTCCTCCGACCTCGACGAGTTCGCCATCGCGGGCCTGCGCGGCGACCCCGTTGACGGCTTCGGGGTGGGCACCTCGGTCGTCACCGGTTCCGGCTCCCCCACCGCGGGGATGGTGTACAAGCTCGTGGAGGTGGAGGGGCACCCCGTCGCCAAGCGATCGAGCGGAAAGGTCACCTACGGCGGCACGAAAAGCGCGCTGCGGGCCTACCGCGGCTCCGGCGTCGCCGTCACCGAGCTGGTGTGCCCCTTTGACACGCAGATCACGGCGCGACCGGGCCTGGAATACCGGCGTATGGACATCCCGCTGGTGCGCGACGGCCGAGTCGTCGACGGGCTCGGCGGCCTCGATGACGCCCGCGCCCACCTCGCCGAGGCGCGCACCACGCTGCCCTGGGAGGGGCTGGCGCTGTCGCGCGACGAACCCGCCATCCCCACCCGCTTCGTGGGCTTTCCCGAGCCCGCGGAGTAA
- a CDS encoding ATP-dependent DNA helicase, which yields MSEQPLSISTSDLLAAAVESLGGTERPGQVAMANAVTEAMDRERHLAVQAGTGTGKSLAYLVPAIRHAQATGSPVVVSTATIALQRQLVERDLPRLADALEPLLQRRPTFAIQKGRNNYVCLHKISAPEDTPEALIEEDDISWLGRHVKRVNEWAQETDTGDRDDLDPGVPDLAWRQVSVTSAECLGAARCPHGEECFAELARERTRNVDIVVTNHALLAIDALSDTDILPAHSVTVIDEAHELDGRITSVATSEISARALTLASRRAAKLGAKKGELESVIDDFTAAIDLENPGRWENISDPARTGFVAVRDALWRTREAIARGPEGEANDHPEAFAERENLKNHLEDLHDSIVRILEVFDEVDPAKHTDVVWLTRSANHGDSVAVAPLSVAALLRERLFAEHTVVLTSATLSIGGNFDAMAAAWGLPRGTWDALDAGSPFDPRRSGILYTARHLPAPGRDGLAPQTLDEIAELITAAGGRTLGLFSSRRAAEEAAEAMKKRLPFTILVQGEDSTGALVEKFAASENVCLFGTLTLWQGVDVPGPSLSLVLIDRIPFPRPDDPLLQARAAAADAAGRNGFMEVSATHAALLMAQGAGRLLRSVGDRGVVAVLDNRLVTKRYGSFLRRSLPDFWQTTDPEVIRGALRRLVAGR from the coding sequence GTGAGTGAGCAGCCCCTGAGTATCAGCACGTCCGACCTTCTGGCCGCGGCCGTCGAATCCCTCGGCGGCACCGAGCGCCCCGGCCAGGTGGCCATGGCCAACGCCGTCACCGAGGCGATGGACCGGGAGCGCCACCTCGCGGTCCAGGCGGGCACGGGCACCGGCAAATCGCTCGCCTACCTCGTCCCCGCCATCCGCCACGCCCAGGCCACCGGCTCCCCCGTGGTCGTCTCCACCGCCACCATCGCGCTGCAGCGCCAGCTCGTTGAGCGAGACCTGCCGCGGCTTGCCGACGCCCTCGAGCCGCTCCTCCAGCGCCGCCCGACCTTCGCCATCCAGAAGGGCCGCAACAACTACGTCTGCCTGCACAAGATCTCCGCTCCCGAGGACACCCCGGAGGCGCTCATCGAAGAGGACGACATCTCCTGGCTCGGCCGCCACGTCAAAAGGGTCAACGAGTGGGCCCAGGAAACCGACACCGGCGACCGCGACGACCTCGACCCGGGTGTGCCCGACCTGGCCTGGCGCCAAGTCTCCGTCACCTCCGCCGAATGCCTCGGGGCGGCGCGCTGCCCGCACGGCGAGGAGTGTTTCGCCGAGCTCGCCCGGGAGCGCACCCGCAACGTGGACATCGTGGTCACCAACCACGCGCTGCTGGCCATCGACGCCCTTTCCGATACCGATATCCTGCCCGCCCACTCCGTCACCGTCATCGACGAGGCGCACGAGCTCGACGGGCGCATCACCTCGGTGGCCACCAGCGAGATCTCGGCGCGGGCGTTGACTTTGGCGTCGAGACGCGCCGCCAAGCTCGGGGCGAAGAAGGGCGAGTTGGAAAGCGTGATCGACGACTTCACGGCCGCCATTGACCTGGAGAACCCGGGGAGGTGGGAGAACATCTCGGACCCCGCGCGCACTGGCTTCGTCGCCGTGCGCGACGCGCTGTGGCGCACCCGCGAGGCCATCGCGCGCGGTCCCGAGGGCGAGGCCAACGACCACCCGGAGGCCTTCGCCGAGCGCGAAAACCTGAAGAACCACCTGGAGGACCTGCACGACTCCATCGTCCGCATCCTCGAGGTTTTCGACGAGGTGGACCCCGCCAAGCACACCGACGTCGTGTGGCTGACGCGCTCTGCCAACCACGGCGACTCGGTCGCCGTGGCGCCGCTATCGGTCGCCGCGCTGCTGCGCGAGCGCCTCTTCGCCGAGCACACCGTCGTGCTCACCTCCGCCACGCTGAGCATCGGCGGCAACTTCGACGCCATGGCCGCCGCGTGGGGGCTACCGCGCGGTACCTGGGACGCCCTCGACGCCGGCAGCCCCTTTGATCCGCGCCGCTCCGGGATCCTCTACACCGCGCGCCACCTGCCCGCCCCGGGCCGCGACGGGTTGGCCCCGCAGACCCTCGACGAGATCGCGGAGCTCATCACCGCCGCGGGCGGACGCACCCTTGGGCTGTTCTCCTCGCGCCGCGCCGCCGAGGAGGCGGCCGAGGCGATGAAAAAGCGCCTTCCGTTTACCATCCTCGTCCAGGGCGAGGATTCCACCGGCGCGCTCGTGGAAAAGTTCGCCGCCAGCGAAAACGTCTGCCTCTTTGGCACCCTCACCCTGTGGCAGGGCGTGGACGTTCCGGGGCCGTCTTTGTCGCTGGTGCTCATCGACAGGATCCCCTTCCCCCGCCCCGACGACCCGCTGCTGCAGGCGCGCGCCGCGGCCGCGGACGCCGCCGGGCGCAACGGCTTCATGGAGGTCTCCGCCACCCACGCGGCGCTGCTCATGGCGCAGGGTGCGGGCCGCCTGCTGCGCTCCGTCGGCGACAGGGGCGTCGTCGCCGTGCTCGACAACCGCCTGGTGACCAAGCGCTACGGCTCCTTCCTGCGCCGCTCCCTCCCCGACTTCTGGCAGACGACCGACCCGGAGGTCATCCGCGGGGCGCTGAGGCGCCTCGTGGCCGGACGCTAG
- a CDS encoding aminoacyl-tRNA hydrolase: MDALSAAHSLLATRLGEKRPGPREDPADPRTVQAMQLVINLPKQDPPARAQVLADAAVSVVKLCLDPRAGEEGFWRDGLERWYTHRIRKVVRRARNKAWRDVQALPGVTVGSVRAFVPSAVGEVPKEISKLQVKGTDLEPSEALLRDATLPTLYINSDLGMSAGKAAAQAGHASMLLAAALPVDSVRAWGQRGYAVNVVEAPAAELARRLDEAGAVAVRDAGFTEVAPGSLTAVAASVRPRGASAPRG, from the coding sequence ATGGACGCTCTCAGCGCCGCCCACAGCCTGTTGGCCACCCGACTGGGAGAAAAGCGCCCCGGGCCCCGCGAGGACCCCGCCGATCCGCGGACCGTGCAGGCGATGCAGCTGGTCATCAACCTGCCGAAGCAGGACCCGCCGGCGCGCGCTCAGGTGTTGGCAGACGCCGCGGTGAGCGTCGTGAAGCTGTGCCTTGACCCTCGGGCGGGTGAGGAGGGCTTCTGGCGCGACGGGCTCGAGCGCTGGTACACGCACCGCATCCGCAAGGTCGTGCGCCGCGCCCGCAACAAGGCGTGGCGCGACGTGCAGGCCCTGCCGGGGGTGACCGTGGGCAGCGTGCGCGCCTTCGTCCCCTCGGCGGTGGGGGAAGTCCCCAAAGAAATATCGAAGCTGCAGGTCAAGGGGACCGACCTCGAACCTTCCGAGGCGCTGCTTCGCGACGCCACCCTGCCCACCCTCTACATCAACTCGGACCTGGGCATGAGCGCCGGCAAGGCGGCCGCGCAGGCGGGCCACGCCTCCATGCTGCTCGCGGCGGCGCTGCCGGTGGATAGTGTGCGCGCGTGGGGCCAGCGCGGGTACGCGGTGAACGTGGTGGAGGCGCCCGCCGCTGAGCTGGCGCGCCGCCTGGACGAGGCGGGGGCGGTCGCGGTGCGCGACGCCGGCTTCACCGAGGTCGCCCCGGGCTCTCTTACCGCGGTGGCCGCTAGCGTCCGGCCACGAGGCGCCTCAGCGCCCCGCGGATGA
- the serB gene encoding phosphoserine phosphatase SerB, which yields MTAFEVELQEGLKHAVVSTTGPDRPGVSAAFFAVLAQHGVQLLDVSQVDFRGRLMLAAFVGMDPLSLTDVERELRAALWEYGQRVTIETGAEVRSVSRPRSTHVLVALGNPVTAGQVSRVGEALAAYGANIDRIRGISDYPVTGLEFRVTLADYRPGDGKPIRQTLAELSAEEGIDLAIEHAGLHRRAKRLVCFDCDSTLITGEVIEMLAAHAGREAEVAEVTERAMRGELDFEQSLRERVATLAGLDAAVIDAVAADITLTPGARTTIRTLNSLGYRTAVVSGGFIQVLEGLAADLELDYVRANTLEIVDGKLTGRVVGEVVDRQAKARLLAEFAADSGLSMAQTVAVGDGANDIDMLSVAGLGIAFNAKPALKEVADASVNHPFLDSVLYMLGIPREEIDSAAEAAGHGGRVALR from the coding sequence ATGACCGCCTTCGAAGTCGAACTGCAGGAGGGGCTGAAACACGCCGTCGTGTCCACCACAGGCCCGGACCGCCCAGGTGTGTCGGCGGCGTTCTTCGCGGTCCTGGCGCAGCACGGGGTCCAGCTTCTCGACGTCTCCCAGGTCGATTTCCGCGGCCGCCTCATGCTGGCCGCCTTCGTGGGCATGGACCCGCTCTCGCTCACCGACGTCGAGCGTGAGCTGCGCGCGGCACTGTGGGAGTACGGCCAAAGGGTGACCATCGAGACGGGCGCGGAGGTCCGCTCGGTTTCCCGGCCCCGCTCCACGCACGTGCTCGTCGCACTCGGCAACCCCGTGACGGCCGGCCAGGTCTCCCGCGTGGGCGAGGCCCTCGCCGCCTACGGGGCGAACATCGACCGGATCCGGGGGATATCGGATTACCCCGTCACGGGCCTGGAGTTTCGCGTCACCCTGGCGGACTACCGCCCGGGCGACGGCAAGCCGATCCGCCAGACGCTCGCCGAACTGTCCGCCGAAGAAGGAATCGACCTCGCCATTGAGCACGCCGGGCTGCACCGCAGAGCCAAGCGCCTCGTGTGCTTCGACTGCGACTCCACGCTGATTACCGGCGAGGTCATTGAGATGCTCGCCGCGCACGCCGGCAGGGAAGCGGAGGTCGCGGAGGTGACCGAGCGCGCCATGCGCGGCGAGCTGGACTTCGAGCAGTCCCTGCGGGAGCGGGTGGCCACGCTGGCGGGCCTCGACGCCGCGGTGATCGACGCGGTGGCCGCCGACATCACGCTCACCCCCGGCGCGCGCACCACTATCCGCACCCTGAACTCGCTGGGCTACCGCACGGCCGTGGTCTCGGGCGGGTTCATCCAGGTCCTCGAGGGCCTGGCCGCCGACCTGGAGCTCGACTACGTGCGGGCCAACACGCTGGAAATCGTGGACGGGAAGCTCACCGGCCGGGTGGTCGGGGAGGTCGTCGATAGGCAGGCGAAGGCCCGCCTGCTCGCGGAGTTCGCGGCCGATTCCGGCCTGTCCATGGCGCAGACGGTGGCCGTCGGCGACGGCGCCAACGACATCGACATGCTCTCTGTCGCCGGGCTCGGTATCGCCTTCAACGCCAAACCCGCTCTGAAGGAGGTGGCGGACGCCTCGGTCAACCACCCCTTCCTCGACTCGGTGCTCTACATGCTGGGCATTCCGCGCGAGGAGATCGACTCCGCCGCCGAGGCCGCCGGCCACGGCGGGAGGGTGGCGCTGCGTTGA